In a single window of the Gadus macrocephalus chromosome 6, ASM3116895v1 genome:
- the LOC132459616 gene encoding arrestin domain-containing protein 3-like isoform X2, with protein MTIKHLRVECDQKNGTTGAFSPGDILFGRVMVMADKETKVQCLIVKAKGKVEVKWPEQQGNGPPVVISDKKRYFYFEKILLQDKKADGSVIIGQGENSYSFSFDIPNRDMPSSYEGKWGSITYSLHTKLTQTAWQVYKAKTRFPVLTKNEFPFGSKSEMIIIGLKESQCATRISFCGSGKVTVNVSTENMGLTQSESMEVKAEVLNDSAFAVTPRFYVCEKQTFVTRSQRTVVHVSHVEFGTGGCAVPAASATTIARVLTAPPQLHPTFFNCSMMRLEYRLKLPVFSSLCCP; from the exons ATGACTATAAAACATCTACGTGTGGAATGTGACCAGAAGAATGGGACAACGGGAGCATTTTCTCCAGGGGATATACTCTTTGGAAGAGTCATGGTGATGGCCGATAAGGAGACCAAGGTGCAATGTTTAATTGTCAAAGCAAAAGGAAAAGTGGAGGTGAAGTGGCCTGAGCAGCAGGGGAACGGTCCTCCAGTGGTCATCAGTGACAAGAAGagatacttttattttgaaaagatcCTTCTTCAGGACAAAAAAGCAGATG GTTCTGTAATCATCGGACAAGGCGAAAATTCCTATTCATTCAGCTTTGATATTCCAAATAG AGATATGCCTTCGTCTTATGAGGGGAAATGGGGGAGCATTACATATAGTCTGCACACAAAACTGACCCAGACAGCTTGGCAAGTATACAAAGCCAAGACTCGGTTTCCGGTTTTAACAAAGAATGAATTCCCCTTCGGCTCAAAGTCAGAGATGATTATCATAGGACTAAAG GAGTCACAGTGTGCCACCAGGATTTCATTCTGTGGCTCTGGAAAAGTCACTGTTAATGTTTCGACTGAAAACATGGGTCTGACACAAA GTGAATCCATGGAAGTGAAAGCGGAGGTCCTCAACGACTCTGCGTTCGCCGTGACCCCCAGGTTTTACGTGTGCGAGAAGCAGACGTTTGTCACACGTTCCCAGAGGACCGTGGTGCACGTCAGTCACGTCGAGTTTGGGACCGGGGGTTGCGCTGTCCCTGCGGCTAGCGCCACGACAATAGCGAGGGTGCTGACCGCCCCGCCACAACTCCACCCCACCTTCTTCAACTGCTCCATGATGAGACTTGAGTACCGGCTGAAG CTTCCTGTCTTTTCCTCACTCTGCTGTCCATAA
- the LOC132459614 gene encoding arrestin domain-containing protein 3-like, which yields MEDTVKDFSVSYNHINNEGTFTGGDWISGNIKLELSKDCKINSLYVQIKGKANVLWTEQYGKTGVVYSSKEKFFSIKQSVIQEFKGQESQTVGRGCYAYPFNFQIPSEDLPPSFKSFTGKIQYRVKAYLSRSMSRDSKANAPFTVISKASCSPEMMIPQHSIKHQKLKLFNSGKVTMDVHIDKMSFCPGEAIQVTAYIQNSSSRDIKPKYCLYLKTSFFANGKRKVTTKDLVKEVGEPIPHSAGQKVIRVITAPATTEVSILNCSIIKHEYRLKVYLDVKYQFDPEVKFPIVILPATASPGLGQPPADGADGGYGGYGFEAFGNPSPTSAASEPSAPPPPPSYGTYSLYPPLS from the exons ATGGAAGACACTGTGAAGGATTTCTCGGTGTCTTACAATCACATTAACAATGAAGGCACCTTTACTGGAGGAGATTGGATCTCAGGGAACATCAAATTAGAACTTTCAAAAGATTGTAAGATCAATTCACTCTATGTGCAGATCAAGGGGAAGGCCAATGTCTTATGGACGGAACAATATGGCAAAACTGGAGTCGTTTACTCTAGCAAAGAGAAGTTCTTTAGTATTAAGCAATCCGTCATACAGGAGTTCAAAGGACAGG AAAGCCAAACGGTTGGCCGAGGGTGCTATGCCTACCCATTCAACTTCCAGATTCCTTCAGA AGATCTTCCACCATCCTTCAAAAGCTTCACTGGGAAAATCCAGTACAGGGTGAAGGCCTATCTGAGTAGGTCTATGAGCCGAGATAGCAAAGCTAATGCTCCCTTCACCGTTATTTCCAAAGCCAGCTGTAGTCCAGAAATGATG ATTCCACAGCATAGTATCAAACACCAGAAACTAAAACTCTTCAACTCAGGAAAAGTGACTATGGATGTTCACATTGATAAAATGTCCTTCTGTCCAG GTGAGGCCATTCAAGTCACAGCCTACATTCAGAACAGTTCATCCCGGGACATTAAACCCAAGTACTGCTTGTACTTAAAGACcagtttttttgcaaatggGAAGAGAAAAGTAACGACCAAAGACCTGGTGAAAGAGGTGGGGGAGCCCATCCCCCACTCCGCCGGCCAGAAAGTGATCAGGGTCATCACCGCCCCCGCCACCACCGAAGTGTCCATCTTGAACTGTTCCATCATTAAACATGAGTACAGACTCAAG GTCTATCTGGACGTGAAGTACCAATTCGACCCAGAGGTCAAGTTCCCCATCGTCATCCTGCCCGCCACAGCATCACCTGGCCTGGGTCAGCCTCCTGCCGATGGGGCGGATGGGGGCTATGGGGGCTATGGCTTTGAGGCGTTCGGGAACCCTTCACCTACCTCAGCAGCCTCTGAACCCTCTGCCccacctccgcctccctccTACGGGACATACAGCCTGTATCCCCCCTTGTCTTGA
- the LOC132459618 gene encoding arrestin domain-containing protein 3-like, with amino-acid sequence MTIEYFSIEYDANNSKNTFTNGDTITGRIILQVSKKTRIQSLIFRAKGKANVCWHEHYGQNIHVVMTSNEKYYDIERPIFTEAGRDEVLGQGRHSIPFSFKLPARNMPSTFKATEGKVVYQLRAQLNQSMSLSKKTRAKFTFVSKPDMTIPMLMEPQYGCKDQSVTFFASGNILLNISIQKMGYRQGEGLKVVAEISNCSTRVVKPKFVLYEKKSFFAQGRRRVHTHNIVKEKGEKVGSSCTQTVAKTICIPPELPPSILNCSIIKLEYRLKVFLDVTLAKNPEIKLPIIILPCVGSVTTKGSGVEESALAYL; translated from the exons ATGACAATTGAATATTTTTCTATTGAGTATGACGCCAACAACTCTAAAAACACCTTTACCAATGGGGATACCATTACAGGGCGCATCATCCTGCAGGTTTCAAAGAAAACGCGCATTCAGTCTCTGATTTTTAGAGCTAAGGGGAAAGCCAATGTTTGCTGGCATGAACACTACGGTCAGAATATTCATGTTGTGATGACTTCTAATGAGAAATACTATGACATCGAGCGTCCCATCTTCACAGAGGCGGGAAGAGATG AAGTCCTCGGCCAAGGAAGACATTCCATTCCATTCTCCTTCAAACTACCAGCCAG GAACATGCCATCCACTTTCAAAGCTACCGAAGGCAAAGTGGTCTACCAGCTGAGGGCTCAACTGAATCAGTCAATGAGTTTATCAAAGAAAACCAGAGCCAAGTTCACCTTTGTGTCAAAACCAGACATGACGATTCCAATGCTTATG GAACCTCAGTATGGTTGCAAGGATCAATCAGTCACATTCTTCGCCTCTGGAAACATCTTGTTGAACATTTCCATACAAAAGATGGGATATCGGCaag GTGAGGGGCTGAAGGTGGTGGCGGAGATCAGCAACTGTTCCACTCGTGTGGTGAAGCCAAAGTTCGTCCTTTACGAAAAGAAGAGCTTCTTTGCCCAGGGCCGCAGGAGAGTACACACGCACAACATTGTGAAAGAGAAGGGTGAGAAGGTGGGCTCGTCCTGCACACAGACCGTCGCCAAGACGATCTGCATCCCCCCAGAGCTGCCTCCCTCCATCCTTAACTGCTCCATCATTAAGTTGGAGTATAGGCTGAAG GTGTTTCTCGATGTGACTCTGGCTAAAAATCCTGAAATCAAACTGCCAATTATTATTCTTCCCTGCGTTGGTTCTGTTACTACTAAAGGATCAGGCGTGGAGGAAAGCGCCTTGGCATACCTGTAG
- the LOC132459616 gene encoding arrestin domain-containing protein 3-like isoform X1 produces the protein MTIKHLRVECDQKNGTTGAFSPGDILFGRVMVMADKETKVQCLIVKAKGKVEVKWPEQQGNGPPVVISDKKRYFYFEKILLQDKKADGSVIIGQGENSYSFSFDIPNRDMPSSYEGKWGSITYSLHTKLTQTAWQVYKAKTRFPVLTKNEFPFGSKSEMIIIGLKESQCATRISFCGSGKVTVNVSTENMGLTQSESMEVKAEVLNDSAFAVTPRFYVCEKQTFVTRSQRTVVHVSHVEFGTGGCAVPAASATTIARVLTAPPQLHPTFFNCSMMRLEYRLKVMLEFAQARNAEIKLPLIILRGYTRPLEQKTKKSQRFKSLPGRSPLPSCTN, from the exons ATGACTATAAAACATCTACGTGTGGAATGTGACCAGAAGAATGGGACAACGGGAGCATTTTCTCCAGGGGATATACTCTTTGGAAGAGTCATGGTGATGGCCGATAAGGAGACCAAGGTGCAATGTTTAATTGTCAAAGCAAAAGGAAAAGTGGAGGTGAAGTGGCCTGAGCAGCAGGGGAACGGTCCTCCAGTGGTCATCAGTGACAAGAAGagatacttttattttgaaaagatcCTTCTTCAGGACAAAAAAGCAGATG GTTCTGTAATCATCGGACAAGGCGAAAATTCCTATTCATTCAGCTTTGATATTCCAAATAG AGATATGCCTTCGTCTTATGAGGGGAAATGGGGGAGCATTACATATAGTCTGCACACAAAACTGACCCAGACAGCTTGGCAAGTATACAAAGCCAAGACTCGGTTTCCGGTTTTAACAAAGAATGAATTCCCCTTCGGCTCAAAGTCAGAGATGATTATCATAGGACTAAAG GAGTCACAGTGTGCCACCAGGATTTCATTCTGTGGCTCTGGAAAAGTCACTGTTAATGTTTCGACTGAAAACATGGGTCTGACACAAA GTGAATCCATGGAAGTGAAAGCGGAGGTCCTCAACGACTCTGCGTTCGCCGTGACCCCCAGGTTTTACGTGTGCGAGAAGCAGACGTTTGTCACACGTTCCCAGAGGACCGTGGTGCACGTCAGTCACGTCGAGTTTGGGACCGGGGGTTGCGCTGTCCCTGCGGCTAGCGCCACGACAATAGCGAGGGTGCTGACCGCCCCGCCACAACTCCACCCCACCTTCTTCAACTGCTCCATGATGAGACTTGAGTACCGGCTGAAG GTCATGCTTGAGTTTGCGCAGGCAAGAAATGCTGAGATCAAGCTTCCTTTGATCATCCTGCGAGGTTACACAAGACCACTGGAGCAGAAAACCAAGAAATCACAACGCTTCAAGTCACTTCCTGGTCGAAGTCCACTTCCTTCCTGTACAAACTGA